From Acidimicrobiia bacterium, a single genomic window includes:
- a CDS encoding DUF86 domain-containing protein — protein sequence MLPKKLIIYNIENIIFACERIITVTKKMPFEVFEVNEDAQDIVLMNFIKIGECANRILEELDSNISNLLRPAVAMRHKIAHGYDVLDTLRIFESATENVPQLTIKLKKYISKQ from the coding sequence ATGCTGCCTAAAAAACTAATTATATATAATATTGAAAATATCATTTTTGCATGTGAAAGAATAATTACAGTAACCAAAAAAATGCCATTTGAAGTTTTTGAAGTTAATGAAGATGCACAAGATATAGTTTTAATGAACTTTATAAAAATCGGTGAATGCGCAAACAGAATTTTAGAAGAATTGGACAGCAATATTTCAAATTTATTAAGACCAGCAGTAGCGATGCGTCATAAAATCGCTCATGGGTATGACGTGTTAGACACTTTGCGTATATTTGAGTCTGCAACCGAGAATGTTCCGCAACTAACAATAAAACTAAAAAAATATATTTCAAAACAATAA
- a CDS encoding nucleotidyltransferase domain-containing protein, with product MIKDLPGLKLDSEKIIELCKKYGVIELRLFGSFATGQQHENSDLDLLYALDDSKCIGWDIYVFWDELEVVVGRKVDLVPIKFVPEKYYEFMVKPSKDFYHAA from the coding sequence ATGATTAAAGATCTACCTGGTTTAAAATTAGATTCTGAAAAGATAATTGAGCTTTGTAAAAAATATGGTGTTATAGAATTAAGGTTATTTGGTTCGTTTGCAACAGGTCAGCAACACGAGAATTCTGATCTTGATTTACTCTATGCTTTGGATGATAGCAAATGTATAGGTTGGGATATTTATGTTTTTTGGGATGAGCTTGAAGTTGTAGTCGGTAGGAAAGTCGATTTAGTGCCTATAAAATTTGTGCCAGAAAAATATTATGAATTCATGGTGAAACCTTCAAAAGATTTTTATCATGCTGCCTAA
- a CDS encoding alpha/beta hydrolase — MVMNLQWAHTHRDGISDAELWLIHGLGDSSNVWDFLFDDPNMPHLAMTSIDLPGFGNTPFIEDNCELESLVKSLKNIILENRTKKTIVIIGHSVGGDIATMLASQYPEMIHGIINVEGNLTNADTFFSREAATSNEFGTWFENFKDKVADLIQSGDIPGSYLTSLNKCDPVAFQSLASRIVALGGDELGKMYIGLTTKKCFWYGTSSLSQESLRLSEKENLDTIPFFEANHWPMFDARDKFVKEINKFLNTI; from the coding sequence ATGGTAATGAACTTACAATGGGCGCACACCCACCGAGATGGTATCTCTGATGCTGAGTTGTGGCTAATACATGGTTTGGGTGATTCTTCTAATGTTTGGGATTTTTTATTTGATGATCCAAATATGCCTCATTTAGCTATGACGTCTATTGACCTGCCTGGATTTGGCAATACACCATTTATTGAAGATAATTGTGAACTTGAATCGCTCGTAAAAAGTTTGAAAAATATCATTTTGGAAAACCGTACTAAAAAAACTATTGTTATTATTGGCCATTCTGTTGGTGGCGATATTGCGACAATGCTGGCTTCACAGTATCCTGAGATGATACATGGCATTATTAATGTCGAAGGAAATCTTACAAATGCGGATACATTCTTTTCAAGAGAAGCAGCCACTTCAAATGAGTTTGGAACATGGTTTGAAAATTTTAAAGATAAAGTTGCTGACCTAATCCAATCCGGAGATATACCAGGAAGCTATTTAACTAGTCTTAATAAATGTGACCCTGTGGCTTTTCAAAGTTTAGCAAGTCGCATTGTTGCTCTAGGCGGAGATGAACTTGGGAAAATGTATATCGGGCTTACTACTAAAAAATGTTTTTGGTATGGTACTTCATCTCTCTCACAAGAATCATTACGACTTTCCGAAAAAGAAAATTTAGATACAATTCCTTTTTTTGAAGCTAACCACTGGCCAA